The Rhipicephalus microplus isolate Deutch F79 chromosome 4, USDA_Rmic, whole genome shotgun sequence sequence TAGCATTTAAAAAAGAGTCACATTTCTGGGTTACCTCAACAGTGGTATATGCATACACCACTTCGCCATACGCTATGGTGTGATTTATTAATTTTGTTTAAACATTGCGGGCAAGGAAGACGTAATACGACGGTTCTGCATCGTAAGACTAAGCTCGGCCTTATCACTTCGATCACGCGCATATAGGAGTCCGTTGTAAACTTACAGCAGCTGTATGATGCACGCATCTTTTTCTTGTTGCCCTTCATAACGAAAACACGACTAATGAAAGTCAATAAATTTTGATTGGCATTTGTACTTTGATGCACAAGGCTCCATTGTTACCAGTAAAGTACTCCGACCTGTCCATCACTTGTCATCCATTCCTTCTCTCATCCTTCTTCCAGACCCTATGCGGCGAATGAACAACAGCCCGAGACGTAAGatatatgcgtttttttttttttggccatttGTTTCTGCATTGGTGCTCAGCCTCAAAGTTAACTGGTTAATTAAAAGTACATTGTAAAGCATGAAAACGCAATCGTTTGCGCGCATATTGCACTACGCGAGCAGTACCTAGGCAGTAGCTAAACTTATCCTACCCAGAATAATGTGCTCATTCTATTCCGGCGCTATTTTACTGCAGTAAGAGGGTGGGTGACACTGCAATTTGCTGGGACGATCAAATTTATTTAGCGGGCCATCACTGCATGCCACTCGATGGATTACACCAGGTAAATATTTTAGGGAGAGCTcagcgctctcccatagtagagtatacgTAGTGTTCTTAATCGTTAAccgctttttctaaacgcacactTGACTCGAGTGCATCGCTCAGGTCCTTCTTCAGTTGAGCGCACCAAACTCGTTCATAGCGTCATTTTTGtcaacacggcctcatcaagagtgaggcccacgggacggctttatgctttcccataatagagtaccgagtactctaaatcgttaaacacttttttctaaacacacaaatatTTCGTAGCGGGGGCCATTCACAGTTAGTGGGACggtttatgctctcccatagtgtaGTACCAtatgctctaaattgttaaacacttttttctaaacgcacGTCTCGCTATACTACTCTCCTTAGTGTTGCCTTGAGGAACTACAAACATATTCACTTTCCATGCGGACGACAGCACATTTTAGGGACAAAATTTGGGCACCGAGCATTTCGCCATTCGAAGATTATTACTTACGAATCAATGTTGTCACTCTCGCACCTTTCCAGATTTTCTCGTCCAGAGAGGGGTCTCTACAAGGCGGCGCAAAGGTGCGTATATATATCTATAGCTGTTTGCTCACTGCGTAGGTGCAGTTAGTTTGGACATATTAATTGACTActtgaaaaataaacattgctgaAAAACAAAAATACTAACTATAAAGAAGCAGCAGTAATAAACAGCGCTCGTAAACACAAGTTTAAGAGCCTATGCGTGCCTTCGGACATAAGCTTTTCAATCCCCGTCATTCCCGACACCCCCGTACACGTTTTCATAACTTCAAGTCTAGTGAACCAAACATCCATTCAAACTCATCGGCATACAAAAACGCCTCGTATACTCTAGTTTTTAAGCATGTACAGAAAACGATATTGCGAGACAAAGTGATCTAGACGCTTACCATTTCATTGCTCCTTGAAGTAATAATCTCCCACTGAAGGGAATCATGAGTatagcatgcgaagcagcacaTGGGTCGACTTGGCGTTCCGTTCATCACGGGCATTTTGTCAGATGTTAACGTGTCCTGCGAGTAGAGCACACTGTGAATTCACTGTAGATtatgttgctgttactcgtcccgaacttttgttggagcacgccacgAGGGTTCGTCACCACGCCACGCGGGAGCACGTGCGTTCATCGCGTGTCGGCAGAATCCCGCTCCCCGACGCCATAGCCTCTTACGCACTATCGCGTGAGCGCATTCCGGGAGTTCTTGTGCAACAGTCTTGTGCCAGGTGTTGCGCATGAGCAATAAGGGGGGTCACACACACACCGGATCGAGCTCTACCATAAGCtgattcgcatctaaaaaaatcaTGAGTGTGCGAAGCTCCGGGCATCGTATGGGCACGGCCGCTCAATAAGTGGTATGCGTGAGTAACCGCAAGTAATCCGAGCATTGCGCCATATAATGTAAATTGAGTCGCCGACAATGATAGGTTCCAAGGTCTATAATGTCTGCGTTGAAGTTGCCACCTAGAATAAAGGGTTTGTGCTTGTAGATGTTATACATTGTTCCGTCCCAATCATAATTAATATTAGACTCATCTTAAACTTTTGTCTCTGTATCGCACTACCGAGCGTTACCTCATGTAATGTAAATTGAGTGAAATGAAAGTAACACAAAAAGTCGACGACAAAGCTACgtcctaaggtccataatgtctacgttgaaatcGCCGACTAGTGCCAAGCGCTTGTGATTGTAGCTGTTTTATATTGTTCCGTCACAATTTTAATTGATAAACCTTATTTTGGGCGTACGTGTCACATTATCGTATGTTTCCCGAGCTTCGCTTTACATAATGTAGCCGTGACAACGAACAAGCGTCGTTTTTAAGGTGCTTCGCGCCTAGAAATGTGGTTGTGAAACGTGGCTGTGAAATGTCAAACAACGTCGAATGCATGACTATTTAAGAACGTCATTGTATCTCGACCGTGTGGTATATATTTACAGTGCTGGACGCTGGGAATGTAAAGAAAGGGGCACCGGCCCCCTCGGAACATCATCACGTGCCCAAGAGTTCAGAGAGAGCGCACAATATCTCCTTAGGTATGACCACTCTTTTTTATGTGTGGCAGTTTAGCGCATCACTTACTGAGAACCACACGCCTTGGTGTATTGACGAGTGAGGCTGCGCTTAATACTAATGCGCGATTGCTCTTTCTTTGTAAATGTGCGCAGCGTGGCTGAACCAAACAGAACTGTTAGTTTGAGGATGCACGGGCTCAAACTAATCGACATCCTGGGGGCAAATCTATATATAGATTTCTTTGTGCATGTGCGCGGCATGGCTGAATTAAACGGGGCTCTTACTTTGAGGATGCACGGGCTCAAACTAATCGACATCCTCAGATGACATCCTGAGGGCAAATCTATATATAGGTTTTTTGCGACACGTACGAAACACTTGCGACAGAAGCAGGAAATCAACCTTTAGATATGAAAGCAACGGCTCTGCGGAAAATGAACCGAGGTTTTACTGCCGAGTGAGATATTGACGGGAAAAAAGGAACGAAGAGAAATAAGCGAAATAAGACCTTCTAGAATAGTTCTTTAGGATCATGGCATAGGCGAGTGCACCTTCTCTATtaaggtggggggggggcagtttcACCGTACGCACCCCCACTCCTGTTGGACGAGTCAGCATGCAATACCAATATGCATGCAAAAAATGAAGACGAACTGCAGATGACGCAATTTTGACAGTGGCCTGCCCGCTTTGTGGCACATAATAGGAGAAGTAAAAAGTGTCTTTGAATGCAAGAAGTGCATTTTAAAACGTACCTTCTCTCATCACTGTAAAACTACCATTAGGATCTCGCATTCCCTCTATAATATTATTCTGGCACGTGTTTTTAGACCGTTTTTGAACATACCTGTTTTCATTACATTATTTGTCTATAAATCAGTTTTTGTGTTGCATATATATTGACGCTTCTATTTATGTGCTTTTTATTGTTACTATATCTCTTTATGTATAGTGAATCCATACATGTACAGTCAATTAATTTGTGGGCTTACTATTTTTTCGCTCAATTCCAATAGGAACGCTTTCACATTTTCTACGTTGGGCTTTTTGCTGAAACTGTTGCAACATCACACACGTATTGCACATTTTACAATTCTATTAATAAACTTGAGAAAGTAAAAAAGGGTGATCTTGTTCGCtgttattttcaaaaaaaaaagaacatgcgcAGCGTTAATCCTGTGTATTGAATAATAATGTGAAAGGTCCGACTAAATGAAAGAATAGGGCCGAAATGCCTTTACGTGACCAGGAAGCCCTCCTCCCCCCCTCTCTCCACCATAATGGACACGCCTACAGACCATAGAATAactgtatatataaaaaaattagcTTTCATGGCCTAAAACCTGAGTATACAGGCATGTAGGAAAGGAAAAGGGCCCCTACCCACGGCTTCTATATCTATGCATAAAAAATAAGCACGCAGTTAGATCTCGCCGTAATCACGAGACAGAAACGCAAACTCGATGTATGCGTGGCATGGATTGTGCAAAACAACCCGCTATTTGTATTGGAATTAAGCACAACCACAAAGTCATACGACCTACGTCTTCCTGCGGTGCATTCTCTGTCGTTGTATGGCAGGTGGAAACCCTGTGACCCTGCTGTGCTTCTTTGGCGCCACCTTCGATGGCCCGTGGCCCACTAAACTGTGCAGCCATCTGGTGTACTGCGGGGCCATTATGGGAGCAGGCGAGGACTGGCTGCAACTCGACGCGAGGCCGGAAGCCCGCAGAGGTACGCCTACTCATGCGTGTTTAAGGGGCAAAACTCATCTTAGCCTAACcttgtcacgcgtaaccgagagaagaagagacgagaaagaaaagagggcaacGCAGTATCTCCCAAACAGTATAATAGAAGGCACTGTCTCACAGaaatacatacaaactgcagtagagtgaggatattctagattgcgctgtaccgctactctccgagtggctgctgcgcgcgctttgtctgcgtgtgcggggaacgagtgcctctctcagtctctggATCGTCGAcgtacgtggtggatcgttggtggggcatgggcgAAGCAGAGCGGTGGGCGCGTTTAAGACACTTGCGCTCAgcttccttggctcacgtctcgtcggtgttacccgcgagccatctgcattctcgaacgccaTCGGGagcatgaacgcatgcacggacggacggacacacggaccaatgaacggatggacgcttcgccccactcatcatcattcacccgtggatatgctgtgatttttttcgtcCGGAGTGAGCTCTGCTGCACATGCTGCGATTTCATTCTGGGCAATTTCTGTATTTCCGTCAAGTTCTGAGCTTGTGACATTGTAAGCTAATCGAAGAGGCCATGGCACCGTAAACCACGGGCAGGGGCATTGGCAGACATTTGTTTTTCGTAGTGGAGGGAAGGTGGGGCACCTCATTGATCTTCGGTAGCGCAACCCcttaaaatggtcatttttcgctctgtgtgccatggcgaaaaaattttCGGGGAGGGGGGGTATCATGCCCCGGCTACGCTACTGATCCGAGCTGACAAGATGGCAACTGCTATAAAGGCTTATAACAGTGTTACACAGTTACACTGTCGGTACAAGAAAGTGTAAGGCAGAACTTTTTCCTGGGCTatgtatgccatggcaaaaaattttttttttttttgggggggggaggctcGGGCTGGTGTGCCACCACTTGGCTACGCCACTCGGCAGGACCGTATTAGCCCCTTGAATCTCCGTCCCTGGTATGCCGCGCGTTGACTGAGAGGTTGGAAGTCGTCCGTCGCGGTGATTTAGCGGTAATAcattgctcggctgctgacccgaagatcaCAGGTCCGATTTAGGCCgcggcatttcgatggaggcgaaacgtaTGAGGTCTTGTTATACTGCGCGAtagcagtgcacgttaaagaacaccagatatgCTCAAAATGTCCGGAGTCCTGCACTTCTGCCAACGTTATCTAAAAACGTCGACTACTGCGGTGTCCCTCATAATATATCATGgtattaggacgttaaacccgataacattattattattattattattattattattattattattattattattattattattattattattattattattattattattattattattattattattattattattattgaaaggTTGAAGTCAAAAGCACTAGTCGAAACAAATCATGAGGTGCACACAATGAACTATGTCATGACGGGTTATACAGTGCGGCATCTAGTGAGTCCCTTCTAATATCGCAATTCCAACGCTTGTACACAGACGATTCTTAGCCGACAGCACCGCATGCTTGCATAGACTGTAACGCAGAAGGGTTCGTTAAAAAATATCGGGAAGAGAAATAACAAGACCGTAACGCGTCAGTGCAACTACGGCTGTCTCCGATATTTGAAATTTCTCTAGATATGCAGTGTTTTATTAAGAGCTTGCAAATAACTGTACtatacactcatacctcaatataacaaaatcacatctgtcacaaaaaaaaaatggcagcatatccacggagtgaatgatggagagtggggcgaagaattcgtccgtccattcgtacttgcttccgtccgtcgatgcgtccgtcagtgtgaccgtccatgcgtccatcagcccgtccgtgcgtgcgtccgtccctgcgttcgtccatgcagccgcccctgcgtccgttcatgcgttcatccatgcatctgtctatgtgtccgttcgtccatctattcaacactccaagtaccaccatctcgcatcttttcatcatatattccccatatagaagcaccgccatacagcggacattccaaggacttaacgagaggtggcacacgctgTTGAGTAGcgccggaccgatcccgccgaagccaccactgttgcgaaagacggcgacgccaacacggtgccgaaggcgccactgctttcaactccgccgggaaggtcaccagccgtttggtagcgtatgtttatcagctcgcgactgcttctgcgcagagctgataagacgagcggacgagacgacggtgagttaaacaaggtttatgtacagcatatttacagaggcgttacaatttcggcactggggccgacagagactcgaagagccgaactctcctctctaacacataggtcagcctttcgcctaagaccgctgactcacacacatgtcggcactccgacacggggacgcctctcacataggaccgccgatcgcgacgcgccgcagggcttcttttatttacaccgggtccaaccaaaatgtccaatcagaagcgccgctggtcgtccgggcagattccgccaatggggccgccgcgccatgcgtcagaccacctgacacgaggacgccggctcgctgtcacgtgcgcaactgactcactgcacgtgggccagaggagcgccgcgcgtgttcacgccgtcgaggtgatcgcgccaggcagactgcgggctggccttgacccagattgcctttttcagaggcacggtcgtttgacgaggactcgctggcataacagcacccccgccgccagacaatgcaccggaaagacgagctgcttccacggggctcggatgtcaggtgcgctcgttcgccaggtccctccaggttcgcctccagggccatggggagactacagctccagactgttccgggaacacatcccattttgacgacggatcccagctccactggctcgtcgccacaacttgttgaccagcttccctcgtctcttctgaccatcttcggtttcagcccttgtcgatggttctgcaacttgccaagaacggatcgacaacagacaacacacgacacacgcaagtgccttcggtcactcGACagacaccagacaaagtatagtacaacatatacctatctacgtgtctaccggaattttgttccctctacattaagaggcacatgtgggacacaagactcttaaagtaagaacttaaatttttcacacttacaacaacgcaacgaattagaataccacataaagctggccccttgagatcactctgaacgagagcgctcagtccaggtcgtgatgaggccaaaattttgccccgaatcgccagccagaaaccgaaaggttgagaagttactagctggaacgcactgctcaatgcacctgcattagcgtttaccttttctttttttctttagcgaacgtcaaagttgcgctgtggagcaacatgctccacttcagtaaccggccacttttaggcgacgatacctatgcggcaccaagagcggctcacactttcgacgttgcacaggggaacaacgatacggcttgctactgattgactcctcaccgcttagctcgatatcgtgttcgatcaccgtcgtgtctccgggacggtccgacaacacatacccaaactcggaaacaatctttctcaggtcctctttctcaggtcctccttcacttaaacTAGGCTCtgggtttatctgctcccggattactttcgatcccccttcgatcacctcactagaactcaaattttctgcttcctcttcctctgaagccttcaacagctgatttacgaccgcttgatgttgaacattgggtttcatcaagttgtaaattttgttctgccgccttcctacttgcacctcataagttgtatcgcaaggcttcgataatactttggcgggcccttcccaatcaacctcaagctggttccttttgaacggctgcagcagcattacctgactccctacttcaaaagcacgcttcttcaccgattcctcgtagtgctccttcgacagcacttttgccgcgtttttctggctttccactcgcacttcaatttggctttccactagcgcttcaatcgagaaatcctcacgttgctctcgaatgagcgtctctcgatcaactctcggcagctcgctccaactttccgctacaggcgagagcgttgcaaccctctcgctctgactcaatggcgccatgtcgtctcccctttctccggaaaccgcgcagctaggttcggcgacgggccgctcgcgtgactgctcacatgactcatgcggaaactttcctttctggggttccgtcgacccgccgacaaggtcacttgagagttcaccgcatggaaccaggtcaagcttccgcgaaagctttcgcgcttgcgatcgcgtgagggccatgcacgctaagttggggaagaacgatttgccctgctctttgagaagctgctccgagttgttggagaaaagataaggaaaacgatcatttagcgcggcagacacagctgcttcggtgcgaagcttaccgaacgggccttcaatgacaaccgtggcgattggtaagcgaacactctgcacctcggcgacttgcctaatccacgcgcattctcctgtgaagtcatccggagacaccaatgaaggatggacaacgtccatggttgccgctgagtctctaagtgctcggcacgttttctcattgaccctaatttcttggagatacggctccaacaaccgaatgtttttttctgattctcggatcgttgcgaaggcaaacttttcctgacagtttctcgcgatgtgcccttcctttttgcagttgtagcagattagcggcttccgtttgttttccgattcaaatgcctgtgtggtagaaacctcactcgatttctccgcttctgcttgcccttcccctacactgtccttagtaagagacgggtcctttttgaaattacggtgcggaacgggtttccgttgatcaggtttccttgaaaagccctcttttctctcatctttttcaacgcgcactgccctgctgtgcaactttcggcgagtataatactcctcagctaactcagctgccttatttaactgtacttccccaagtctgtcctgcagccaaagtctgacattatcctcgatgcagcggtagaattgctccaatgcaacgcattccaccactttatcgcggtcgtcataaacaccttcgcccttgagccattcaattaaatcggccttaagacgaaacgcgaagtcaacgtgtgactcattccccttttcagcataccggaacctttgcctgaaagcctcgggtgacaacttataacgtctcaagagcacttccttaacctcgtcatagctctcaaacgcttccctagacaagcaagttaatgcgtcggacacttcgccgggaagaagagctaacaggttctgcgcccaaagagactgctccaaagcatttcgctcacagacgtgttcaaacttgacgagatactttgccatgtcctcgcctactacgaacggtggcagttgatcccgaattctaataccgctgacctgaatcgtcggagaagctgcgctaggcgcctgcgaacactgtaggattgccaattctagtcgtttcatctcaaggcgctcctgtctctcggcctcctcgcgacgttcgcgcctttcagcttcttcacgttcgcgagcttcgcgcctttctgcttcttcgcgagcttcgcgcctttcagcttgttcacgttcgcgagcttcgcgcctttcagcttcttcacgttcgcgagcttcgcgcctttcagcctcttcgcgagcttcgcgcctttcagcttcttcgcgagcttctacttctcgcctttcagcctcctcacggcgtgctttaatatccacccaggcctcatcgacttcctcagccgacactccctcatccttcatgatctcaaggatcgcttgctttcgtttcgcacggcccaaagtaatgccgagttcctcacaaatttcgatgagttccttcactttaaggttctccatcgttcacactagcctctttctgtttgcccctgttaacaatttacttgccgtacccactataagtcaactagcaagacgcgcaagcaatttttcactctcccgtgtttaccccctccgcattaactttggtttcaaagcacttcgactttgcttgaaacgatcaaagctcactctaatgcttcacacagcccttctctaaactactacaacctgagctagagcagtctggtgaactgaggggaaaacatcaggcactcaccgcatcgatgtcgctgacgccggccgatcccgcagctgccaaccactgttgagtagcgccggaccgatcccgccgaagccaccactgttgcgaaagacggcgacgccaacacggtgccgaaggcgccactgctttcaactccgccgggaaggtcaccagccgtttggtagcgtatgtttatcagctcgcgactgcttctgcgcagaatgaatgaatgaatgaaaccatgtttattccactttgttcgcgccgaaggcgctgcggtggacagtcagggcactatagcaggggggggggggggggtagagctgcctccgttTTATTACCGGACGTCATGGAGGCAGCTAAGTGGGGGCCGCTTGAATGGCTTGAATCTTGTGGCTGTCGCGGAGCCGGTCGCCAACCGGTGGCGCGGCCGGGTCCTGGAGGAACATGATGAGTGCTCGCCAGAACTCGATGGCGCGATCAGGGGGCGAAGGCTCCGGGCAGGCCCATGTCCGGAGAGAAGAAGGCCAGGGTCCCCGTTTTATGGTGGCCAGGGCACGGAGCCTAGGCGGGTTGTACACAGGGCACTCCCAGCACAAATGGTTGAGATCAGCCCGGCAGTTGCACGTGGAGCAGAGACCTGTCACGGGTGGTGGCGTGTCACCCCTGTGGAAACGGTTCAGCAAGAAAGGGGTAAGGAGTGTTCCTGCCTGAATTCTCCGAAGCAGGACAGACTCTCTCCGTGTGAATACCTTCGAAGGAAGCAATGGTATCGAGAGTGGATTACCCACTGCTGTGAGGTAGGCGGCGCGACGTTGTTTGGTAATGTGCTTATCTGCTATCGGATCTGCTAGCTCGGGTGGGTTAGCCAGAAAAGTGGAAGGAGTATCGGAAGCTCTGGCTAGCGCGGTGAGGAGATGAGCGCGCGCTAATCTGTGAGCCTTCTCGTTTCCGGGGATACCGCAATGCCCGGGGACCCAGTGGATGGTAACGTCATGACCACATTCGCGGAGCAGGCGCGTCTGGTGTCGGATCTTCTGGAGTACAGGATCTGTGTAAAGAACATTAGCGCATGCCCGATGGGCAGCCTGGGAATCAGTGTACACACGATGGTGAACAGGGTCAGTTTGAGGTGACATTTCGAGGGCCCACTCCAAATAATCTAAGATGCCCACTAGCTCTGCTCGAGTGCTATACATCGCATCTGCTGAAGCATGATAACGTCGGCTCTGCTTTCTGTTTGTCTGGTCGTACCACGCAGTGGCATAACAAGTGTTACTGGTACCGTctcttctgcgc is a genomic window containing:
- the LOC142814542 gene encoding uncharacterized protein LOC142814542, translated to MRRMNNSPRHFLVQRGVSTRRRKVLDAGNVKKGAPAPSEHHHVPKSSERAHNISLGGNPVTLLCFFGATFDGPWPTKLCSHLVYCGAIMGAGEDWLQLDARPEARRGTPTHACLRGKTHLSLTLSRVTERRRDEKEKRATQYLPNSIIEGTVSQKYIQTAVE